A window from Pangasianodon hypophthalmus isolate fPanHyp1 chromosome 4, fPanHyp1.pri, whole genome shotgun sequence encodes these proteins:
- the LOC113540242 gene encoding ADAMTS-like protein 1 isoform X5, protein MDVNSFLFIRLGECLQPLVNKHKVHARCSATCGEGTQRLLVVCRRLGLNGQYQTLIPEACASVPKPSTARSCSCGSCEKTFKPVAVKPDPAILTQRKIYIQWRKGPKLHFVVGGYAYLLPWTSIMLSCPTRHFHKGNIRWLKDGKPLLLLPHVSISHMGYIKIQQIRASDAGMYTCVAGQAQENFVLKLLGNKKTKVSVPESDVWATDGGKNSAKTYQISSKEKEILNCNRYDIVVQHLLNLKGLSLETYVSKELLDEDAVFDSQTPQLLVADMEKLDEITRNLSGGLQGTQKEELITQLLDELTKKTGENNDSTLEAHEKQEFTTPEYISQGNDLRLASQSTRQWKGPLRRPVIVQKFSRVYKSPHEIVTNAGSFVVVPRQAVRVELKCEVQGNPKPVMVWTKEGMELKNGSRVGLMPDSSLYIEVPKETDFGFYTCRATNHLGSTSLSFHVQKAGKRGSACAVGMSKSNSTCSDNFQSSEGCSGQHCPHRWHVSSWSTCSVSCGGGLQRRNVTCLGATNGGRSCKGAGRKPTASKSCNMQPCVGWTATPWGPCHGQCVGPQKALQHRHVFCQDKNSTRVTNRMCSRQPRPSSHRNCTTDACALQWRVGPWTQCTATCGRHGFQSRHVTCVHRRSGKPAREFHCAWRPRPASWQRCNILSCGRGDCQDSTRYCEKVRQLELCPLPQFKARCCRSCRDT, encoded by the exons ATGGATGTCAACTCGTTTTTGTTCATCAGATTAGGGGAATGCTTGCAGCCATTGGTGAACAAGCACAAAGTTCATGCCAGG TGTTCAGCAACCTGTGGAGAAGGGACCCAGAGGTTGCTAGTGGTGTGCAGGAGGCTGGGGCTGAATGGACAGTACCAAACTCTGATTCCAGAGGCCTGTGCTTCTGTTCCGAAGCCCTCGACAGCTCGATCATGTTCCTGTGGATCCTGTGAGA agACTTTCAAGCCAGTAGCTGTAAAACCAGATCCTGCTATTCTGACCCAGAGGAAGATCTATATTCAATGGAGGAAAGGCCCAAAACTACATTTTGTAGTTGGTGGATATGCTTACTTACTTCCATGGACCTCAATCATGCTGAGTTGCCCTACTCGTCATTTTCATAAAGGCAATATTCGTTGGTTAAAGGATGGAAAACCACTGCTACTTCTGCCTCATGTTTCCATATCTCATATGGGTTACATCAAGATCCAGCAGATCCGTGCCTCAGACGCGGGAATGTATACTTGTGTTGCTGGCCAGGCACAGGAAAATTTTGTCCTCAAACTTCTTGGAAACAAGAAGACGAAGGTGTCAGTTCCAGAATCTGACGTCTGGGCAACAGATGGAGGCAAAAACTCAGCAAAGACTTACCAAATATCAtctaaagagaaagagattctCAATTGTAATCGCTATGACATAGTCGTGCAGCACTTGCTTAATTTAAAAGGTTTGTCCCTGGAGACGTATGTCTCTAAAGAACTGCTGGACGAAGATGCAGTTTTTGATTCTCAGACCCCTCAGTTGCTAGTGGCAGACATGGAAAAACTTGATGAGATAACCCGTAACTTATCTGGTGGTCTCCAGGGCACACAAAAAGAAGAACTTATTACTCAGCTGTTAGATGAACTAACCAAGAAGACTGGTGAAAACAATGATTCCACTTTGGAAGCTCATGAGAAGCAAGAATTCACAACTCCGGAGTACATTTCTCAAGGAAATGATTTAAGACTGGCTTCTCAGTCCACCAGACAATGGAAAGGACCTCTCAGAAGACCAGTGATTGTACAGAAATTTTCAAGAGTCTACAAGTCCCCTCATGAAATAGTGACCAATGCTGGTAGTTTTGTTGTGGTCCCAAGACAGGCCGTGAGGGTGGAGCTTAAGTGTGAAGTACAGGGCAACCCAAAGCCAGTAATGGTTTGGACAAAAGAGGGGATGGAGTTAAAAAATGGCAGCAG AGTAGGCCTGATGCCAGACAGCTCCCTGTACATTGAAGTTCCCAAGGAGACTGACTTTGGATTTTACACGTGTCGAGCCACAAATCATCTGGGGTCCACCTCACTGTCATTTCATGTGCAAAAAGCAGGTAAAAGAG gaAGTGCCTGTGCAGTTGGTATGAGTAAAAGTAACAGCACATGTTCTGACAATTTCCAGTCATCTGAAGGCTGCAGTGGACAACACTGCCCCCACAG ATGGCATGTGTCCTCATGGTCTACTTGCTCTGTAAGCTGTGGTGGGGGGCTGCAGAGACGCAATGTGACTTGTCTTGGTGCTACAAATGGAGGACGCTCTTGTAAGGGTGCTGGTAGAAAGCCAACAGCAAGCAAGTCCTGTAACATGCAACCCTGTGTTGGATGGACAGCAACCCCATGGGGCCCT TGCCATGGGCAGTGTGTTGGACCACAGAAAGCACTACAGCACAGACATGTGTTCTGCCAGGACAAGAACAGCACTAGAGTCACCAATCGAATGTGCAGCAGGCAACCAAG GCCTTCCTCACATCGAAACTGCACCACAGATGCCTGTGCTCTGCAGTGGCGTGTTGGGCCATGGACCCAGTGCACTGCCACCTGTGGTCGCCATGGTTTCCAGTCACGCCACGTCACATGCGTTCACCGCCGTAGTGGAAAGCCAGCTCGGGAATTTCACTGCGCCTGGCGGCCTCGCCCTGCGAGCTGGCAGCGCTGCAACATTCTGTCTTGTGGGAGAG GTGATTGCCAAGACAGCACCAGGTACTGTGAGAAGGTCCGACAGCTGGAACTTTGCCCCCTACCCCAGTTTAAAGCACGGTGCTGCCGGTCCTGCAGAGACACCTGA
- the LOC113540506 gene encoding NACHT, LRR and PYD domains-containing protein 1 homolog, translating to MNIFRQISSRTSHLMSYVFSFEWRNSFVMTLAGTLEPCLQSLRNHRVSLVDKLEFHIDSLTDVLITKEIFSRDDLEEIQYEKGPRGKVRKVLDILEGKGEEAARIFISASSCLGESNIKAEDQSLKQTSEYQKVIAKHKAVLKRRSECMLYYNTRHGEKIPFSEHYVNLLIVKGHHSLEIKRHEVLTFGQQRISLQQKATEQRLIKPAQLFSSETGKKPAKKVLVTGVAGIGKTVLVQKILCDFSNHKEHQSFDFIIHMTFRDLNLVNRPVSLRELILRKNGHLAKHLDTITENDTKLLIILDGFDEFKHYRGCDVDIFLTDLDEEGEVVEVLSSLMLGELLPGASVLITSRPMAVSHIPIGSIDCFVVITGFSTVEIHDFFQRFFQDEELATKMFDIVAANELLLTLCYIPAFCHIVCSILKESNGLYPDTPRTMTDIYVQYLLALVKSHTNNRIESLNNVSGMKHQEHLQEILLKLGRLAYQKLMNQETLFYSNNDEIASCVIASTFLDKTSIQEPSCTEDVYSFTHLTIQEFFAALYCAMADVPLSETLGSGNEYSIACLPGNLDLFMRFLSGLLSDRNQELLSRNIGFGKQKDKMQSFRLKLISDTQATCENGAYILTQLHCILEQQDVLLMQELKLQHLRINLSDVTLSTMDHNAVKHFLSEIHLTISEVDLTGTNISAESLRDLQPYLLRCEKLWLGENNLDLEAIEVVADILQESDILKELGLGWTDIGDDHLFVLTNAIKAKQILTELWMEGNRITFAGLSPLSVFTPSPLERVVAIWNNVTDDEGERLNSLCPKPCFTVSFTENSMWKDWASWVLQRCEVSSSEKLVTILFKVYDISVRSIESQWAKSFYISLTKLIRTRIEQCMEEDVRRKLEKFETILTS from the exons ATGAATATTTTCAGACAGATTTCTTCTAGAACATCACACCTGATGTCTTATGTCTTTAGTTTTGAATGGAGAAATAGTTTTGTTATGACATTAGCTGGAACACTTGAACCCTGCCTACAGAGCCTCAGGAATCACCGTGTTTCTCTTGTGGACAAACTCGAGTTCCACATTGATTCACTTACAGATGTATTAATTACAAAGGAGATCTTCTCTAGAGATGATCTAGAGGAGATACAGTATGAGAAGGGGCCACGTGGAAAGGTCCGCAAAGTACTGGATATATTGGAGGGGAAGGGGGAAGAAGCAGCTAGAATCTTTATTTCTGCAAGTAGCTGCCTTGGAGAGTCCAACATAAAGGCTGAGGATCAGTCTCTAAAACAGACATCAG AATACCAAAAGGTCATAGCAAAGCATAAAGCCGTCTTGAAACGCAGAAGTGAGTGTATGCTCTACTATAACACACGGCATGGAGAAAAAATCCCTTTTTCTGAACACTATGTCAATCTGCTGATTGTGAAAGGCCACCACAGTTTAGAAATTAAAAGACATGAGGTTTTAACCTTTGGACAGCAGCGCATTTCTCTTCAGCAAAAAGCTACGGAGCAAAGACTGATCAAGCCAGCACAGCTGTTTTCCAGTGAAACAGGCAAAAAGCCAGCCAAAAAGGTTTTGGTGACTGGAGTAGCGGGGATTGGGAAAACTGTCCTGGTCCAGAAAATTCTTTGCGATTTCAGTAATCACAAAGAACATCAGTCTTTTGATTTCATTATTCACATGACCTTCAGGGACCTGAATCTTGTCAACAGGCCAGTGAGCCTAAGAGAACTTATTCTCCGTAAGAATGGACATCTTGCTAAGCATCTAGACACCATCACTGAAAATGACACTAAACTCTTGATCATTCTGGATGGCTTTGATGAATTTAAGCACTACAGGGGTTGCGATGTGGACATCTTTTTGACAGATCTCGATGAGGAAGGCGAGGTGGTGGAAGTCTTGTCCAGCTTAATGTTAGGGGAACTCCTCCCAGGAGCCTCTGTGCTGATTACCAGCAGGCCCATGGCTGTTAGCCACATCCCAATTGGATCCATTGACTGCTTTGTTGTTATAACTGGATTCTCCACTGTTGAGATCCATGACTTCTTCCAGCGTTTCTTTCAGGATGAGGAGCTGGCTACTAAGATGTTTGACATAGTGGCAGCAAATGAACTACTGCTTACTCTCTGCTACATTCCAGCCTTCTGTCATATTGTATGTAGCATTCTGAAAGAAAGTAATGGTCTGTACCCAGATACCCCTAGAACAATGACTGATATTTACGTGCAGTACTTGCTGGCATTGGtcaaatcacacacaaacaatcgAATTGAATCATTAAACAATGTCAGTGGGATGAAGCATCAAGAGCACCTACAGGAAATCCTATTAAAGCTTGGCAGATTGGCATATCAGAAACTAATGAATCAAGAAACTCTGTTTTATAGCAACAATGATGAAATAGCCAGCTGTGTTATCGCAAGCACTTTTCTGGACAAGACATCCATTCAGGAACCAAGCTGCACAGAAGACGTGTATTCCTTTACACATCTCACAATACAGGAGTTTTTTGCTGCACTTTATTGTGCCATGGCAGATGTACCCTTATCAGAGACATTAGGTTCAGGCAATGAATACAGTATCGCATGTCTGCCAGGAAACCTTGATCTGTTTATGAGATTCCTTTCTGGTCTGCTATCAGACAGGAACCAAGAACTGCTCTCCAGAAATATTGGCTTTGGAAAGCAGAAAGATAAAATGCAATCGTTCCGACTGAAGCTCATATCGGACACTCAAGCCACTTGTGAGAATGGTGCTTACATTTTAACACAGTTGCACTGTATTTTAGAGCAACAGGATGTGCTACTAATGCAGGAGCTCAAGCTGCAACATCTGCGTATCAACCTCAGTGACGTCACTCTCTCCACCATGGACCACAATGCTGTGAAGCACTTTCTCAGTGAAATACATCTGACTATATCAGAAGTGGATCTGACTGGGACAAACATCAGTGCTGAATCACTAAGAGATTTACAGCCCTACTTGCTCAGATGTGAGAAGCTATG GCTAGGGGAGAATAATCTGGACCTGGAAGCAATCGAGGTAGTTGCTGACATCCTGCAAGAATCTGATATCTTAAAGGAACTTGG TTTAGGATGGACAGACATTGGTGACGACCATCTTTTCGTACTCACAAATGCTATCAAGGCTAAGCAAATACTGACAGAACTCTG GATGGAGGGGAACAGAATCACTTTTGCGGGCTTATCACCATTAAGTGTCTTTACACCTTCTCCTCTTGAGAGAGTTGT tgcCATTTGGAACAATGTAACTGATGATGAAGGAGAGCGCCTCAACAGCCTCTGTCCTAAGCCCTGCTTCACCGTGTCCTTCACAGAAAATAGTATGTGGAAAGATTGGGCCAGTTGGGTTCTTCAGAGATGTGAGGTGAGTAGCAGTGAGAAGCTAGTGACAATCCTGTTCAAAGTGTATGACATATCTGTCCGCAGTATAGAAAGCCAGTGGGCCAAGTCTTTCTATATAAGCCTGACAAAACTAATACGGACACGAATTGAGCAGTGCATGGAGGAGGACGTTCGACGGAAACTGGAGAAATTTGAGACAATTTTGACCTCATAG